The proteins below are encoded in one region of Misgurnus anguillicaudatus chromosome 24, ASM2758022v2, whole genome shotgun sequence:
- the dclk1b gene encoding serine/threonine-protein kinase DCLK1b isoform X4 has translation MWVFMTQALQKTQCAYEQPAVTLIHLIRLSYIHSCSNCLMVNMSTGGIVVYLDSLLYSVAANGTAGSQLSTPRSGKSPSPSPTSPASLRKRRGSQHSGSSLSLASTKVCSSMDEGDGPGSEAELMEDCPQVPSSIAERYKVGRMIGDGNFAVVRECVERSTGREYALKIINKSKCRGKEHMIQNEVSILRKVKHPNIVLLIEEMDTYNELYLVMELVKGGDLFDAITSSNKYTERDASGMLYNLSSAIKYLHSLNIVHRDIKPENLLVFEHQDGSKSLKLGDFGLATVVDGPLYTICGTPTYVAPEIVAETGYGLKVDIWAAGVITYILLCGFPPFRGSTEDQEGFFDQILTGQLDFPLPYWDNVSDSAKDLITCMLQVEEDQRYTAMQVLDHPWVNDEKLCENEHQLSVAGKIKKHFHTVPKPNSSSAGVSVIVTTPLDKERQVFRRRRHQDVKATGPRATQNISSAATFSSLSPAEFTSESDDISPSSAETVRSPNSPF, from the exons ATGTGGGTCTTCATGACTCAAGCATTGCAGAAGACTCAGTGTGCCTATGAGCAACCAGCAGTCACTCTTATACATCTCATCCGGCTCTCTTACATTCATTCATGCTCGAACTGTCTGATGGTGAATATGAGCACTGGAGGCATTGTGGTTTATTTGGACAGCCTGCTGTACTCTGTAGCAG CTAACGGTACAGCGGGTAGTCAACTGTCAACTCCACGGTCAGGCAAATCTCCCAGTCCATCACCCACCAGTCCAGCCAGCCTGAGGAAACGAAGG GGCTCTCAACATAGTGGCTCCTCCCTCTCTCTTGCCTCCACCAAGGTGTGCAGCTCTATGGACGAGGGTGACGGGCCTGGCAGTGAAG CTGAGCTGATGGAAGATTGTCCTCAGGTTCCTTCTTCAATAGCCGAGAGGTACAAAGTCGGAAGAATGATCGGAGATGGGAACTTCGCTGTGGTCCGAGAGTGCGTAGAGAGATCCACAGGACGAGAGTATGCACTGAAGATCATTAACAAGAGCAAATGCAGGGGGAAG GAGCACATGATCCAGAATGAGGTGTCTATTCTTCGGAAAGTAAAGCATCCTAATATTGTTTTACTGATTGAGGAAATGGACACTTACAATGAACTCTACCTGGTGATGGAGCTGGTCAAG GGTGGTGACCTCTTCGATGCCATCACTTCCTCCAATAAGTACACAGAACGGGATGCCAGCGGGATGCTGTATAATCTGTCCAGCGCTATCAAATATCTGCACAGCCTTAACATTGTTCACCGCGACATTAAACCTGAGAATCTCCTG GTCTTTGAACACCAAGATGGAAGCAAGTCTCTGAAGTTGGGAGATTTTGGCTTGGCAACAGTTGTAGATGGACCCCTCTACACAATATGTGGCACACCCACCTATGTAGCTCCGGAGATCGTTGCGGAGACGGG GTATGGGTTAAAGGTTGATATCTGGGCCGCTGGGGTCATTACATACATTCTGCTTTGTGGGTTTCCTCCGTTTCGTGG GAGCACAGAGGATCAGGAAGGTTTTTTCGATCAGATTTTAACGGGACAGCTGGATTTCCCTCTTCCGTACTGGGATAACGTATCTGACTCTGCAAAG GACCTTATAACCTGCATGCTACAGGTGGAGGAAGATCAGAGATACACAGCCATGCAGGTGCTAGATCATCCCTGGGTCAAT GATGAGAAATTGTGTGAGAATGAACACCAGTTGTCTGTGGCTGGCAAGATTAAAAAACATTTCCACACGGTCCCCAAACCCAACAGCAGCTCCGCTGGAGTCTCCGTCATAGTA ACCACCCCTCTTGATAAGGAGAGGCAGGTTTTCAGACGAAGACGCCACCAGGATGTGAAAGCCACCGGTCCCCGCGCCACCCAGAACATCTCCAGCGCCGCGACCTTCTCCAGCCTCTCCCCGGCCGAATTCACTTCGGAGTCTGATGACATTTCTCCCAGCTCAGCCGAGACGGTTCGCTCTCCAAACTCACCGTTTTAA
- the dclk1b gene encoding serine/threonine-protein kinase DCLK1b isoform X5, which yields MQGRCSPRSGGPSRRSKSPGSSGSANGTAGSQLSTPRSGKSPSPSPTSPASLRKRRGSQHSGSSLSLASTKVCSSMDEGDGPGSEAELMEDCPQVPSSIAERYKVGRMIGDGNFAVVRECVERSTGREYALKIINKSKCRGKEHMIQNEVSILRKVKHPNIVLLIEEMDTYNELYLVMELVKGGDLFDAITSSNKYTERDASGMLYNLSSAIKYLHSLNIVHRDIKPENLLVFEHQDGSKSLKLGDFGLATVVDGPLYTICGTPTYVAPEIVAETGYGLKVDIWAAGVITYILLCGFPPFRGSTEDQEGFFDQILTGQLDFPLPYWDNVSDSAKDLITCMLQVEEDQRYTAMQVLDHPWVNDEKLCENEHQLSVAGKIKKHFHTVPKPNSSSAGVSVIVTTPLDKERQVFRRRRHQDVKATGPRATQNISSAATFSSLSPAEFTSESDDISPSSAETVRSPNSPF from the exons ATGCAGGGTCGCTGCTCTCCTCGCAGTGGTGGACCTTCGAGAAGAAGCAAATCTCCAGGATCCAGCGGCTCAG CTAACGGTACAGCGGGTAGTCAACTGTCAACTCCACGGTCAGGCAAATCTCCCAGTCCATCACCCACCAGTCCAGCCAGCCTGAGGAAACGAAGG GGCTCTCAACATAGTGGCTCCTCCCTCTCTCTTGCCTCCACCAAGGTGTGCAGCTCTATGGACGAGGGTGACGGGCCTGGCAGTGAAG CTGAGCTGATGGAAGATTGTCCTCAGGTTCCTTCTTCAATAGCCGAGAGGTACAAAGTCGGAAGAATGATCGGAGATGGGAACTTCGCTGTGGTCCGAGAGTGCGTAGAGAGATCCACAGGACGAGAGTATGCACTGAAGATCATTAACAAGAGCAAATGCAGGGGGAAG GAGCACATGATCCAGAATGAGGTGTCTATTCTTCGGAAAGTAAAGCATCCTAATATTGTTTTACTGATTGAGGAAATGGACACTTACAATGAACTCTACCTGGTGATGGAGCTGGTCAAG GGTGGTGACCTCTTCGATGCCATCACTTCCTCCAATAAGTACACAGAACGGGATGCCAGCGGGATGCTGTATAATCTGTCCAGCGCTATCAAATATCTGCACAGCCTTAACATTGTTCACCGCGACATTAAACCTGAGAATCTCCTG GTCTTTGAACACCAAGATGGAAGCAAGTCTCTGAAGTTGGGAGATTTTGGCTTGGCAACAGTTGTAGATGGACCCCTCTACACAATATGTGGCACACCCACCTATGTAGCTCCGGAGATCGTTGCGGAGACGGG GTATGGGTTAAAGGTTGATATCTGGGCCGCTGGGGTCATTACATACATTCTGCTTTGTGGGTTTCCTCCGTTTCGTGG GAGCACAGAGGATCAGGAAGGTTTTTTCGATCAGATTTTAACGGGACAGCTGGATTTCCCTCTTCCGTACTGGGATAACGTATCTGACTCTGCAAAG GACCTTATAACCTGCATGCTACAGGTGGAGGAAGATCAGAGATACACAGCCATGCAGGTGCTAGATCATCCCTGGGTCAAT GATGAGAAATTGTGTGAGAATGAACACCAGTTGTCTGTGGCTGGCAAGATTAAAAAACATTTCCACACGGTCCCCAAACCCAACAGCAGCTCCGCTGGAGTCTCCGTCATAGTA ACCACCCCTCTTGATAAGGAGAGGCAGGTTTTCAGACGAAGACGCCACCAGGATGTGAAAGCCACCGGTCCCCGCGCCACCCAGAACATCTCCAGCGCCGCGACCTTCTCCAGCCTCTCCCCGGCCGAATTCACTTCGGAGTCTGATGACATTTCTCCCAGCTCAGCCGAGACGGTTCGCTCTCCAAACTCACCGTTTTAA